The Streptomyces fungicidicus nucleotide sequence CTACACCTTCGTGTACCCGATGGCCCGCGTCGGCGGCGACGAGGTGAGCCGTGCCGTCGTGCGCCGGTCGGTGGAGGTGCAGGTCGTGGACGCCGCCAGGTTCCGGGCCACCGACGGGCACATCTGGGTCGCCGGGTCCTACAGCGACATAGCCAACGACGACTGCCGTCAGGGCGACGGCGTGATCCGTCCGCAGTTCCTCAGCGGCCGGGGGACCTCGCCCGAGCCGTCCGGGAAGGCCCGCGATCCCTACGACCGCAGCAAGGAGCTGAAGGCCGACGCGGGCGAGGAGGAGTGCGGCCTCGCCACCCGCACCTGAGGGGGCGTACCCGGTACGCACGGTCCCGGGCCGGTCCCGCCGGCCGGTCCCGGGCGTCCCCGGGACCGGCCGTTCTCTGGGGTGACCGGGCTGCTGTCCCCTGCCGCCCGGTCACTCGTCCGGGGCGAGGTCCCACGACGTACGGCGTGATCCGCACGTCTCATCGCCCCGGTGAGCCACGCGTGGTTCTCCGTGCCGCCCCTGGCCGGCGCGGACACCGGTACCAACGAAGCGGCCGCGTGCCGGTCACGCGCCGTACGGGTGAGTGCGGCGCGGTACGGCCGTGCCCCGCACGCCCGTACCGCGCCGTCCGTGCCGGGAACGCGGCTCAGATCTTGCCGCGGCACAGCTCCAGCAGGGTCATCGCGAGCGTGGTGCCCGGCTTGCCCAGCGCGTCCCTGTAGTGGGCGAGAACCTCCATCTCGCGGGAGAGGTTCACACGCCGGCCGCCGGAGGCGATCCGTTCCTTCTGGATGACGGCCGACACGGCCATCCGTTCCTGCATCAGACCGATGATCCGGTCGTCGAGCGCGTCGATCCGCTCGCGGGCGCCGGTGATCAGCTCGGCGGCCTCGCTGGTGCGGGCGCCGGTCTTCTCGGTCGACTCCGTCGTGGTCGCGGTCATGTCGGGGCTCCTCGGTGGGTGGGTGCGGGGCCCCGGAGCGGCACGGTCCGGGAGGAAAACGCCAGGCGCCCCGGACCTTGTCGGCCCGGGGCGCCTGGGAAGTCGCTCGTCAGTTGCTCAAGCGGCACGACCATGGCAGCCGGCGGGCCGGTCGCCATAGGTAAACAGGAAGGTCGGGTGCGTGAGCATGGGGGTAAGTATGCCCGGCCCGCGGCGCCGTTCCCACCGTGTTCGCATGGTGAGACAACGGTCTCCGGCCGCTCCGGTTTCCGTCCCCGCCACGGTCCGGGACGTGTCCCGCCGCCACCTCGGTAGAATCGGGAGGCACAAGACCCCCGCCCCACCGCCGGAAGGCACCTCGTGTCATCAGCGTCTCCCGCTGCCAACGCGCCCGACACCGTTCTGGTCGTCGACTTCGGCGCGCAGTACGCCCAGCTCATCGCCCGTCGCGTCCGCGAGGCGCGGGTCTACAGCGAGATCGTGCCGAGCACCATGCCGGTCGCGGACATGCTCGCCAAGAACCCGGCGGCGATCGTCCTCTCCGGCGGCCCCTCGTCCGTGTACGAGGAGGGCGCCCCCCGCCTCGACCGCGCGCTCTTCGAGGCCGGCGTCCCCGTCTTCGGCATGTGCTACGGCTTCCAGCTCATGGCGCAGAGCCTGGGCGGCCAGGTGGACAACACCGGCGCCCGCGAGTACGGCCGTACTGACCTGCACGTCTCCCGTTCGTCCTCCACCCTCTTCGAGGGCACCCCGGACGAGCAGGCCGTCTGGATGTCGCACGGCGACGCGTGCTCCGCGGCCCCCGAGGGCTTCACCGTCACCGCCTCGACGGACGTCGTCCCGGTCGCCGCGTTCGAGAACGACGACAAGAAGCTCTACGGCGTCCAGTACCACCCCGAGGTGATGCA carries:
- a CDS encoding chorismate mutase codes for the protein MTATTTESTEKTGARTSEAAELITGARERIDALDDRIIGLMQERMAVSAVIQKERIASGGRRVNLSREMEVLAHYRDALGKPGTTLAMTLLELCRGKI